One Camelina sativa cultivar DH55 chromosome 3, Cs, whole genome shotgun sequence genomic window carries:
- the LOC104763197 gene encoding uncharacterized protein LOC104763197 has translation MADHNTPPFEVAKLEHYIKYQPEGEDFVVDAEVKVLRKGSPPLEMFFSSSLDDFVLDDEDCPEKELLYELFFDDAGIDASEAQFLLNDLILYVCKMTQPLDVEFTGVFKLMVEVRVN, from the coding sequence ATGGCGGATCATAACACTCCCCCCTTTGAAGTGGCGAAACTCGAACATTATATAAAATACCAACCAGAAGGTGAAGATTTCGTTGTCGATGCTGAGGTCAAGGTTCTCCGAAAAGGATCTCCTCCGTTAGAGATGTTCTTCTCATCCTCGCTCGATGATTTCGTTTTGGACGACGAAGATTGTCCCGAGAAAGAACTACTCTACGAATTATTTTTCGATGATGCTGGGATAGATGCATCCGAGGCTCAGTTCTTGCTCAATGACTTGATTTTGTACGTTTGTAAGATGACACAACCGCTTGACGTAGAATTCACAGGAGTTTTCAAGTTGATGGTGGAAGTTAGGGTAAACTAA
- the LOC109132181 gene encoding cysteine-rich and transmembrane domain-containing protein A-like: MSQYDHNQSAGANPPPPVSTAPPPIGYPTNDQSHGSAAPAKVETKSKGDGFFKGCLAAMCCCCALDICF, encoded by the exons ATGAGTCAGTACGATCACAACCAATCTGCAG GAGCTAACCCACCGCCACCGGTTTCAACTGCACCACCACCGATTGGTTACCCGACCAACGACCAGAGTCATGGTTCGGCTGCTCCGGCTAAAGTGGAAACCAAGTCTAAGGGTGACGGATTCTTTAAAGGCTG tctTGCGGCCATGTGTTGCTGTTGTGCCCTTGACATCTGCTTCTGA